A single genomic interval of Demequina sp. NBRC 110054 harbors:
- a CDS encoding nucleoside phosphorylase — MTDIVDKSAVGLDARQYHIDIAPGEVGTVALLPGDPFRVPFVAEFLTDVKDVAHKREHRTMTGYYKGRLITATSTGMGCPSTAIAVEELARVGVTSFIRVGSSAALQEGVEPGDLLVSEGSLRNDGTTAAYVHPGYPAIPDLAIAQSLKETAAAVMADSERSVFSGINATDDAFYAEGPEWIAELNRMGILNVEMESSAMYVVARLRGLRAGMVCACSSNLVTGDSLYGDKNSRLKEGWMASIEAALETAVALEL; from the coding sequence ATGACCGACATCGTCGACAAGTCCGCAGTCGGACTCGATGCCCGCCAGTACCACATCGATATCGCGCCGGGGGAGGTGGGGACGGTCGCGCTGCTGCCGGGCGATCCCTTCCGCGTCCCCTTCGTCGCGGAGTTCCTCACCGACGTGAAGGACGTCGCGCACAAGCGCGAGCACCGCACCATGACCGGCTACTACAAGGGCCGCCTCATCACGGCGACCTCCACGGGCATGGGCTGTCCCTCGACCGCGATCGCGGTCGAGGAGCTCGCGCGCGTGGGCGTCACCTCGTTCATCCGCGTCGGCTCGTCCGCCGCGCTGCAGGAGGGCGTCGAGCCCGGCGACCTGCTCGTGTCCGAGGGCTCGCTGCGCAACGACGGCACGACCGCCGCCTACGTGCATCCGGGCTATCCCGCGATCCCCGATCTCGCGATCGCGCAGTCGCTCAAGGAGACCGCCGCGGCCGTGATGGCCGACAGCGAGCGGTCCGTCTTCTCAGGGATCAACGCCACCGACGACGCCTTCTACGCCGAGGGCCCCGAGTGGATCGCCGAGCTGAACCGCATGGGGATCCTCAACGTCGAGATGGAGAGCTCCGCGATGTACGTCGTCGCGCGCCTGCGCGGGCTCAGGGCGGGCATGGTCTGCGCCTGCTCGTCCAACCTCGTGACGGGCGACAGCCTCTACGGCGACAAGAACTCCCGTCTCAAGGAGGGATGGATGGCCTCGATCGAGGCGGCCCTCGAGACGGCAGTGGCGCTCGAGCTGTAG
- a CDS encoding magnesium and cobalt transport protein CorA: protein MRRSRQPRPAVADVTPRVGHLVRYVEDGRVVQTLDDGSPSEALEYAGSSPTRLAMSLYPAPTEAQVEALADAWELHPVLKEDLLLGQQRPKAERYGDVLFLVVRSARYLDDAERVELAEFHILVRPNAVAILCQDNEWVDGTDAEGVAAAAISKHRYGAALFESEHLLRLGPEAVAYWLLDIIVDAYAPVLAGLEVDKEQVERQVFAGDAAATERVYRLGQEVIDLQHAVTGMGAVLEALRRGVDKHGLAPNLQTYLQDVSDHHSHAATRVLELRETFAQILDVNATLVAQRQNEDMKKISGWAAILFAPTLIAAIYGMNFRTMPELGWAWGYPMALGGMGAFAVVLWLVFKRNRWM from the coding sequence GTGAGACGGAGCCGTCAGCCGCGACCGGCCGTCGCCGACGTGACGCCTCGAGTCGGCCATCTGGTCCGCTACGTCGAGGACGGACGGGTGGTCCAGACGCTCGACGACGGCTCACCCTCCGAGGCCCTCGAGTACGCGGGCTCCTCGCCCACGCGCCTCGCGATGTCGCTCTACCCCGCGCCCACCGAGGCCCAGGTCGAGGCCCTCGCCGACGCTTGGGAGCTGCACCCGGTCCTCAAGGAGGACCTCCTGCTGGGCCAGCAGCGCCCGAAGGCGGAGCGCTACGGCGACGTGCTGTTCCTGGTGGTGCGCTCAGCCCGCTACCTGGACGACGCCGAGCGCGTCGAGCTCGCGGAGTTCCACATCCTGGTGAGGCCGAACGCGGTCGCGATCCTGTGCCAGGACAACGAATGGGTGGACGGCACCGACGCCGAGGGCGTGGCCGCCGCGGCGATCAGCAAACATCGCTATGGCGCGGCGCTCTTCGAGTCCGAGCACCTGCTGCGGCTGGGACCCGAGGCCGTGGCGTACTGGCTGCTCGACATCATCGTCGACGCGTACGCGCCGGTCCTCGCGGGCCTCGAGGTCGACAAGGAGCAGGTGGAACGCCAGGTCTTCGCGGGCGATGCCGCGGCCACCGAGCGTGTGTACCGCCTGGGCCAGGAGGTGATCGACCTGCAGCATGCCGTCACCGGCATGGGTGCCGTGCTCGAGGCGCTGCGCCGCGGCGTGGACAAGCACGGACTCGCCCCGAACCTGCAGACGTACCTGCAGGACGTCTCGGACCACCACTCGCACGCGGCGACGCGGGTGCTCGAGCTGCGCGAGACGTTCGCGCAGATCCTCGACGTCAACGCGACGCTCGTGGCGCAGCGCCAGAACGAGGACATGAAGAAGATCTCGGGCTGGGCGGCGATCCTGTTCGCGCCCACGCTGATCGCCGCGATCTACGGCATGAACTTCAGGACGATGCCGGAGCTGGGCTGGGCATGGGGCTACCCCATGGCGCTCGGCGGCATGGGCGCGTTCGCAGTCGTGCTGTGGCTGGTCTTCAAGCGCAACCGCTGGATGTAG
- a CDS encoding formate/nitrite transporter family protein has translation MLSLEETVEVHAHAADHKAELSKTPPRLIVSGMLAGMWIGVGDVLMWSAAGPFMAADDPAGKLVAGSVFAAALTIVVFAGSELATSAMMILPIGAIRRSISWARAAGVLAGVFFSNMLGAFLFAWVIIQTGVLNHGAAGDFYADYLLGKIDHSASELFFRGVLCNVLVCVAIWAAARLRNEVAKAVIIFWGVLAFIASGFEHVVANMTTFALGLMGQGGLDVSLFDFAKNMTFVGLGNLVGGGLVIGVAYAFVAGKIGRDAEPTVVDPDLEWRTNAREVGVEE, from the coding sequence GTGCTTTCGCTTGAAGAGACCGTTGAAGTCCACGCCCACGCAGCCGACCACAAGGCCGAGCTGTCGAAGACGCCCCCGCGCCTGATCGTGTCCGGCATGCTCGCCGGCATGTGGATCGGCGTGGGCGACGTGCTCATGTGGTCCGCCGCAGGACCCTTCATGGCCGCCGATGACCCGGCCGGCAAGCTCGTGGCGGGCTCCGTGTTCGCCGCCGCCCTGACGATCGTCGTCTTCGCGGGATCCGAGCTCGCGACATCGGCGATGATGATCCTGCCGATCGGCGCGATCCGTCGGTCGATCTCGTGGGCGCGCGCCGCCGGCGTCCTCGCCGGCGTGTTCTTCTCGAACATGCTCGGCGCGTTCCTCTTCGCGTGGGTCATCATCCAGACGGGCGTGCTCAACCATGGGGCCGCGGGTGACTTCTACGCGGACTACCTGCTGGGCAAGATCGACCATTCGGCGAGCGAGCTGTTCTTCCGCGGCGTGCTGTGCAACGTGCTGGTGTGCGTCGCGATCTGGGCCGCGGCCCGCCTGCGCAACGAGGTCGCCAAGGCCGTCATCATCTTCTGGGGCGTCCTTGCGTTCATCGCCTCGGGCTTCGAGCACGTCGTCGCGAACATGACGACCTTCGCGCTCGGCCTCATGGGCCAGGGAGGCCTCGACGTCTCGCTGTTCGACTTCGCCAAGAACATGACGTTCGTGGGTCTCGGCAATCTCGTGGGCGGCGGCCTCGTGATCGGCGTCGCCTACGCGTTCGTCGCGGGCAAGATCGGACGCGACGCGGAGCCGACCGTCGTCGACCCCGACCTCGAGTGGCGCACGAACGCCCGCGAGGTCGGCGTCGAGGAGTAG
- a CDS encoding aminotransferase class III-fold pyridoxal phosphate-dependent enzyme yields MTETEQTYAEIRDAYAARRPESRAAYARARRWLPGGETRSVTHYGPFPAAILRGHGATLTDADGLEYVDLVNNYTSLVHGNAHPRLVEAIRSTVGEGSAFAAVHPTQLDLAEEIAERVESIELVRLTNSGSEASALAARIARHATGRRTLIVATGGYHGGVPPFSDADEPDVVQVPYGDDAALEAALTPDVAAVFLEPFLGAGGVVPAPEGYLAAAQLAAHRVGALFVLDEVQALRNHPRGTQGALGLSPDLTLMAKIIGGGLAIGAVGGRSGLLELTAATRPGHLSHAGTFNGHVAAAAAGFESLRLLDAEAIATLNARAEVLAAAVAREAATAGTSAVMTRAGSILNLHPVVDGETVTDTNAHGQWRSALHLALMDLGIYTTPRGMINLSTALTDADLSRVADAYAEALTKVGPAA; encoded by the coding sequence ATGACCGAGACCGAGCAGACCTACGCGGAGATCCGCGACGCCTACGCCGCCCGCCGGCCCGAGTCCCGCGCCGCATACGCGCGCGCCCGCAGGTGGCTGCCCGGCGGAGAGACGCGCTCGGTCACGCACTACGGCCCGTTCCCCGCCGCGATCCTCCGCGGTCACGGCGCGACGCTCACGGATGCCGACGGCCTCGAGTACGTGGATCTCGTCAACAACTACACCTCGCTCGTCCACGGCAACGCGCATCCGCGCCTGGTCGAGGCGATCCGGTCGACCGTCGGCGAGGGCAGCGCTTTCGCGGCCGTGCACCCGACCCAGCTCGACCTCGCGGAGGAGATCGCGGAGCGCGTCGAGTCGATCGAGCTCGTGCGGCTCACCAACTCGGGCTCCGAGGCGTCCGCGCTCGCCGCGCGCATCGCCCGCCACGCGACCGGGCGGCGCACGCTCATCGTGGCGACGGGCGGCTACCACGGCGGGGTGCCGCCGTTCTCCGACGCGGACGAGCCCGACGTGGTCCAGGTCCCGTACGGGGACGATGCGGCGCTCGAGGCCGCGCTCACGCCCGACGTCGCCGCGGTGTTCCTCGAGCCGTTCCTGGGTGCGGGAGGCGTCGTCCCCGCTCCCGAGGGTTACCTGGCGGCCGCGCAGCTGGCGGCCCACCGCGTGGGCGCGCTGTTCGTGCTCGACGAGGTGCAGGCGCTGCGCAACCACCCGCGCGGCACGCAGGGCGCGCTCGGACTCTCCCCCGACCTGACCCTGATGGCGAAGATCATCGGCGGCGGCCTCGCGATCGGCGCGGTCGGTGGCCGGTCGGGGCTGCTCGAGCTCACGGCCGCGACCCGTCCCGGCCACCTGAGCCACGCGGGCACGTTCAACGGTCACGTCGCGGCCGCGGCGGCGGGCTTCGAATCGCTGCGACTGCTGGATGCTGAGGCGATCGCGACGCTCAACGCCCGGGCGGAGGTCCTCGCGGCCGCGGTCGCACGCGAGGCCGCGACGGCCGGCACGAGCGCCGTGATGACCCGCGCGGGCTCGATCCTGAACCTGCACCCCGTCGTCGACGGCGAGACCGTCACCGATACGAACGCTCACGGGCAGTGGCGCAGCGCGCTGCACCTCGCGCTCATGGACCTCGGGATCTACACGACGCCGCGCGGCATGATCAACCTGTCGACCGCGCTGACCGACGCGGACCTGAGTCGCGTCGCCGACGCCTACGCGGAGGCGCTGACCAAGGTCGGCCCTGCGGCCTGA
- a CDS encoding methionine ABC transporter ATP-binding protein — protein MITLEQVSKTFAARSGPVRALDDVSLQVEQGEIYGVIGRSGAGKSTLIRTVNMLERPDSGTVTVGGRELTGLEGAELRKARQRIGMIFQQFNLLESRTVKGNVELALEIAGHDRAARHARSAEILELVGLSDRAGARVFELSGGQKQRVGIARALAADPQVLLSDEATSALDPETTASILELLRDLNKELGLTILLITHEMDVVKTLCDSAALMREGRIIEQGRLDDIVVRTESQMSRDLFPLGELPEPRGTTIIEITFVGLASEEPVISRLARTHELDVSLLGAAIETIHGKQTGRTRLELSGSGAQVDAAVADLREQGLTVDRVREAR, from the coding sequence ATGATCACGCTCGAGCAGGTCTCCAAGACCTTCGCCGCCCGCTCCGGGCCTGTGCGCGCGCTCGACGACGTGAGCCTCCAGGTGGAGCAGGGCGAGATCTACGGCGTCATCGGCCGCTCCGGCGCTGGCAAGTCCACGCTGATCCGCACGGTCAACATGCTCGAGCGCCCCGACTCGGGGACCGTGACAGTCGGCGGCCGCGAGCTCACCGGGCTCGAGGGCGCGGAGCTGCGCAAGGCCCGTCAGCGCATCGGCATGATCTTCCAGCAGTTCAACCTGCTCGAGTCCCGCACGGTCAAGGGCAACGTCGAGCTCGCGCTCGAGATCGCGGGCCACGACCGCGCGGCCAGGCATGCACGCAGCGCCGAGATCCTCGAGCTCGTGGGCCTGAGCGACCGGGCGGGTGCGCGAGTCTTCGAGCTCTCCGGCGGGCAGAAGCAGCGTGTCGGCATCGCCCGCGCGCTCGCGGCCGACCCCCAGGTGCTCCTGTCGGACGAGGCGACGAGCGCGCTCGACCCCGAGACGACCGCCTCGATCCTCGAGCTGCTGCGCGACCTCAACAAGGAGCTCGGCCTCACGATCCTGCTCATCACGCACGAGATGGACGTCGTCAAGACGCTGTGCGACTCCGCCGCGCTCATGCGCGAGGGCCGGATCATCGAGCAGGGACGCCTCGACGACATCGTCGTGCGCACCGAGTCGCAGATGTCGCGCGACCTGTTCCCGCTCGGCGAGCTGCCCGAGCCCCGCGGGACGACGATCATCGAGATCACCTTCGTGGGCCTCGCCTCCGAGGAGCCCGTCATCTCGCGCCTCGCGCGCACCCACGAGCTCGACGTGAGCCTGCTCGGTGCTGCGATCGAGACGATCCACGGCAAGCAGACCGGCCGCACGCGCCTCGAGCTCAGCGGCTCGGGCGCGCAGGTCGACGCCGCCGTCGCGGACCTGCGCGAGCAGGGTCTCACCGTCGACCGGGTGAGGGAGGCGCGATGA
- a CDS encoding methionine ABC transporter permease has protein sequence MIDSTDPDFWPDLFATVWQATGETLYQVGWTLLLTAILGTIIGVLLVVTDKGGMLEAPLGSRAFGKVLNVVLQLIVNLGRSIPFLILMIALIPFTRLILGTAFGVTAAIVPLTVAAVPFFSRIVEMSLREVPEGLLEAGASLGATRWHLVSKVLLPEALPGLILGFTTTAVSVVNYSAIVGTIGGGGLGDVAVRYGYQRYSTEYIVVVIIVLVAIVACLQGLGGWMSMRMRRGGTPSARSAAAVPPARDA, from the coding sequence ATGATCGACAGCACCGATCCCGACTTCTGGCCCGACCTGTTCGCGACCGTGTGGCAGGCCACCGGCGAGACGCTCTACCAGGTGGGCTGGACGCTCCTCCTGACCGCGATCCTCGGCACGATCATCGGTGTCCTGCTCGTCGTCACGGACAAGGGCGGGATGCTCGAGGCGCCGTTGGGCTCGCGCGCATTCGGCAAGGTCCTCAACGTCGTGCTGCAGCTGATCGTGAACCTGGGGCGGTCGATCCCGTTCCTCATCCTCATGATCGCGCTCATCCCGTTCACGAGGCTCATCCTCGGCACCGCATTCGGCGTCACCGCCGCGATCGTGCCGCTCACCGTCGCCGCCGTGCCGTTCTTCTCCCGCATCGTCGAGATGTCGCTGCGCGAGGTTCCCGAGGGGCTCCTCGAGGCAGGCGCCTCGCTCGGCGCGACCCGCTGGCACCTGGTCTCCAAGGTGCTGCTGCCCGAGGCCCTTCCCGGGCTCATCCTCGGCTTCACCACCACCGCTGTCTCGGTGGTCAACTACTCCGCGATCGTCGGCACGATCGGCGGTGGTGGCCTCGGCGACGTCGCCGTCCGCTACGGCTACCAGCGCTACTCGACCGAGTACATCGTCGTCGTCATCATCGTGCTCGTCGCCATCGTGGCCTGTCTCCAGGGCCTCGGCGGCTGGATGTCCATGCGAATGCGCCGGGGCGGCACCCCTTCCGCGCGCTCTGCCGCCGCGGTGCCGCCCGCCCGGGACGCCTGA
- a CDS encoding MetQ/NlpA family ABC transporter substrate-binding protein encodes MRKPILSTALVATAALTLAACSGSTDADTSESAASSGELQTLTVGATAVPAGEIVQYVIDSGQAEAAGLEIEITEFSDYNTPNPALSEGATDVNLFQHLPFLEDYNENAGDDLISVGEVYLPPLALYSKTVDALEDLPEGASIALPNDASNESRALLLLQDAGLIEVADGASTVSDITSNPSDFEFLEIDAASLPAALDDQDAAIVNFSFASAAGLSSDLQLVAEGDESPYFNILATRAELADDERVAAFYAALTSEETQEWILETYSGLVVPASVS; translated from the coding sequence GTGCGCAAGCCCATCCTCTCCACTGCCCTCGTCGCGACCGCGGCCCTGACCCTCGCCGCGTGCTCCGGCTCGACCGACGCCGACACCTCGGAGTCGGCCGCTTCGTCCGGGGAGCTGCAGACCCTCACCGTGGGCGCGACCGCCGTCCCAGCCGGCGAGATCGTGCAGTACGTGATCGACTCCGGACAGGCCGAGGCCGCCGGGCTCGAGATCGAGATCACCGAGTTCTCCGACTACAACACGCCGAACCCGGCGCTGTCCGAGGGCGCGACCGACGTCAACCTGTTCCAGCACCTGCCGTTCCTCGAGGACTACAACGAGAACGCCGGCGACGACCTGATCAGCGTCGGCGAGGTCTACCTGCCGCCGCTCGCGCTGTACTCGAAGACCGTCGACGCGCTCGAGGACCTGCCCGAGGGCGCCTCGATCGCCCTGCCGAACGACGCGTCGAACGAGTCGCGCGCGCTGCTGCTGCTTCAGGATGCGGGCCTGATCGAGGTCGCCGACGGCGCCTCGACCGTGTCCGACATCACCTCGAACCCGAGCGACTTCGAGTTCCTCGAGATCGACGCGGCGAGCCTGCCCGCCGCGCTCGACGATCAGGACGCCGCGATCGTGAACTTCTCGTTCGCATCCGCAGCAGGCCTGTCGTCGGACCTGCAGCTCGTCGCCGAGGGTGACGAGTCGCCGTACTTCAACATCCTCGCGACCCGCGCCGAGCTCGCCGACGACGAGCGCGTCGCCGCCTTCTACGCGGCGCTCACCTCGGAGGAGACTCAGGAGTGGATCCTCGAGACCTACAGCGGTCTCGTGGTCCCCGCGTCGGTCTCGTAA
- a CDS encoding acyl-CoA desaturase, producing MAASLPKPPVNHVTRSFTELASTVRETGLLRRAPVFYAVYGLALTLALGGVVTGFVILGDSWFQLLIAAGLGLVLTQVAFLGHEASHRAVLRTGPANDRLGRVLSTVVVGISHQWWMTKHTRHHANPNKRGADPDIEKDTISFVEEDAAESRGLIRWITRRQGWLFFPLLTLEGLNLHYRSIASLITHGSPRQRWTELPSIALHFGLYLVPVFWFLPLGMAFAFVGVQMAVFGVYMGASFAPNHKGMALVPADARLDFLSKQVLTSRNIRGGWAMNILMGGLNYQIEHHLFPNMARPHLAHAREIVREHCASLDMPYTETSLVESYGIVIAYLNRVGLAARDPFDCPERVAMGR from the coding sequence GTGGCCGCTTCGCTGCCGAAGCCCCCCGTCAATCACGTCACGCGCTCGTTCACCGAGCTCGCCTCCACCGTCAGAGAGACCGGCCTCCTGCGCCGGGCACCTGTCTTCTACGCCGTCTACGGGCTCGCGCTGACGCTCGCCCTGGGAGGCGTCGTCACCGGCTTCGTGATCCTCGGCGACTCGTGGTTCCAGCTGCTCATCGCGGCGGGCCTCGGCCTCGTCCTGACCCAGGTCGCATTCCTCGGCCATGAGGCCTCCCATCGTGCCGTGCTGCGCACCGGTCCTGCGAACGACCGGCTCGGGCGAGTGCTCAGCACCGTCGTGGTCGGCATCAGCCACCAGTGGTGGATGACCAAGCACACCCGCCACCATGCGAACCCGAACAAGCGCGGCGCCGACCCCGACATCGAGAAGGACACCATCTCGTTCGTCGAGGAGGACGCCGCTGAGTCCCGCGGGCTCATCCGCTGGATCACGCGGCGCCAGGGCTGGCTGTTCTTCCCTCTGCTCACGCTCGAGGGGCTCAACCTCCACTACCGGTCGATCGCGTCGCTGATCACGCACGGGTCCCCCCGTCAGCGCTGGACCGAGCTGCCGTCGATCGCCCTGCACTTCGGCCTCTACCTGGTGCCCGTCTTCTGGTTCCTGCCGCTCGGCATGGCCTTCGCGTTCGTCGGCGTGCAGATGGCCGTGTTCGGCGTCTACATGGGCGCCTCCTTCGCCCCGAACCACAAGGGCATGGCACTCGTCCCCGCCGACGCACGCCTCGACTTCCTGTCCAAGCAGGTGCTCACGAGCCGCAACATCCGCGGTGGCTGGGCCATGAACATCCTCATGGGCGGGCTCAACTATCAGATCGAGCACCACCTGTTCCCGAACATGGCGCGCCCGCACCTCGCGCACGCCCGTGAGATCGTGCGCGAGCACTGCGCCTCGCTCGACATGCCCTACACGGAGACGAGCCTCGTCGAGTCGTACGGCATCGTGATCGCGTACCTCAACCGCGTCGGCCTCGCGGCCCGCGATCCTTTCGACTGCCCCGAGCGCGTCGCGATGGGGCGCTGA
- a CDS encoding EAL domain-containing protein: MTTEPTIEPLIELCLLVPADTPCSEVATHIFSRGSRHNLLVQRATGEIGVISRERFLNTMAGSAGTARAVVASQGIGELASWGLPLLSPKTPLASAAAHMMGADSADDFHDLPVADGEGKAFAVVRPVRVMRALADHAGRSAETDGMTGLATRERLMTVLEDTMASLDGGDARVIVAYLTLDRLKVTNDTLGHKQGDALLRSAARRMLIAAAGADVVGRIGGDEFAVVSRLRLPATVTAEDAALAFGERLRLALSQRDPALPDNAQADASIGVVVADNADADTEELLQLADAAMYSAKLSGGNKVQFGRRTAQGVDQILTEALHLMYQPIIDTVTGRPTAVEALLRIHGGVDDERFPADIKMRAARLGATLELDRWVLGRACKALRHWEADGFKPAADISMHVNLSAESLVVPGLADTLLSTIKGAGIATHRIVLELSELSRLGDLTAARTELAALDAAGVRLALDDVGVSLDTLRFLQQPLPFSVIKVDRTIVHGAGRGSAVDAEVLSVISRIAGELDVAVIAEGIETNLEYDAVREAGIGLQQGFLHYRPMSEPLLRARIAAATAPPLRVRSY; the protein is encoded by the coding sequence ATGACGACAGAACCGACGATCGAGCCGCTGATCGAGCTCTGCCTGCTCGTGCCCGCGGACACCCCTTGCTCCGAGGTCGCCACCCACATCTTCAGCCGCGGCAGCCGTCACAACCTGCTCGTGCAGCGTGCGACCGGCGAGATCGGCGTCATCAGCCGCGAGCGCTTCCTGAACACCATGGCGGGCTCCGCAGGCACCGCGCGCGCGGTCGTCGCGAGCCAGGGCATCGGCGAGCTGGCCTCGTGGGGCCTGCCGCTGCTGAGCCCCAAGACGCCCCTGGCCTCGGCCGCGGCGCACATGATGGGCGCCGACAGCGCCGATGACTTCCACGACCTCCCCGTGGCGGACGGAGAGGGCAAGGCGTTCGCGGTCGTCAGGCCCGTGCGCGTGATGCGTGCCCTTGCGGACCACGCGGGTCGCAGCGCCGAGACGGACGGCATGACGGGCCTCGCCACGCGCGAACGGCTCATGACAGTCCTCGAGGACACGATGGCCTCGCTCGACGGCGGCGACGCACGCGTCATCGTCGCCTACCTCACGCTCGATCGCCTCAAGGTCACGAACGACACCCTCGGCCACAAGCAGGGCGATGCGCTGCTGCGCTCCGCCGCGCGTCGCATGCTGATCGCCGCGGCGGGCGCTGACGTCGTCGGACGGATCGGCGGCGACGAGTTCGCCGTGGTCAGCCGACTGAGGCTCCCCGCGACGGTCACCGCAGAGGACGCGGCGCTCGCCTTCGGCGAGAGGCTGCGGCTCGCCCTCTCGCAGCGGGACCCGGCGCTCCCGGACAATGCTCAGGCGGACGCCAGCATCGGCGTCGTCGTCGCCGACAACGCGGACGCGGACACCGAGGAGCTCCTCCAGCTGGCCGACGCCGCGATGTACTCCGCGAAGCTGTCCGGCGGCAACAAGGTGCAGTTCGGACGTCGCACGGCTCAGGGCGTGGACCAGATCCTCACCGAGGCCCTCCATCTCATGTATCAGCCGATCATCGACACGGTGACGGGCCGGCCCACGGCCGTCGAGGCGCTGCTGCGCATCCATGGCGGCGTCGACGACGAGCGCTTCCCCGCGGACATCAAGATGCGGGCGGCTCGGCTCGGCGCGACGCTCGAGCTCGACCGCTGGGTGCTGGGGCGGGCCTGCAAGGCCCTGCGCCACTGGGAGGCCGATGGCTTCAAGCCCGCCGCGGACATCAGCATGCACGTCAACCTCTCCGCAGAGTCGCTCGTGGTCCCGGGGCTGGCCGACACGCTCCTGTCCACGATCAAGGGCGCGGGCATCGCGACCCACCGGATCGTCCTCGAGCTGTCGGAGCTGTCGCGGCTCGGCGACCTCACCGCCGCCAGGACCGAGCTCGCCGCCCTGGACGCCGCGGGAGTGCGGCTCGCCCTCGACGACGTCGGCGTCTCCCTCGACACCCTGCGCTTCCTCCAGCAGCCGCTGCCGTTCAGCGTCATCAAGGTGGACCGCACGATCGTCCACGGCGCGGGCCGCGGCAGCGCCGTCGACGCCGAGGTGCTCTCCGTGATCTCGCGCATCGCGGGCGAGCTGGACGTCGCGGTGATCGCCGAGGGCATCGAGACGAACCTCGAGTACGACGCGGTGAGGGAGGCCGGCATCGGCCTCCAGCAGGGCTTCCTGCACTACCGGCCGATGTCGGAGCCGCTGCTGCGCGCGCGCATCGCGGCCGCGACGGCTCCCCCGCTGCGCGTGCGTTCGTACTGA
- a CDS encoding calcium/sodium antiporter: MLIAIAATVVGLAALAWSADHFVAGASAVARYAGMAPLLVGMLVIGFGTSAPELVVSAFAAAGGNPELAIGNAFGSNVANIGLILGITAMVLPIMVHRGVLRRELPVLIVVTLIAWLLLADGTLSRLDAAVLGGVLLAQITWAIVVGRRNPSDELAREVEESATMTRSRAWLSLLAGLVLLVLSSRVLVWGAVDIAERLGWSDLVIGLTVVAIGTSAPELASALAAVRRGENDLALGNVIGSNLFNTLGVLAVAGLVAPATVDPAILTRDLPFVLSLTILLVVFALWPWHRGSISRSEGGVLFVLWLSYTGFLLVTA; encoded by the coding sequence ATGCTCATCGCCATCGCCGCCACCGTGGTGGGCCTCGCGGCGCTCGCGTGGAGCGCCGATCACTTCGTCGCCGGAGCATCGGCGGTCGCGCGCTACGCGGGCATGGCGCCTCTGCTCGTTGGCATGCTCGTCATCGGCTTCGGCACCTCGGCCCCCGAGCTCGTCGTCTCGGCCTTCGCGGCGGCCGGCGGCAATCCCGAGCTCGCGATCGGCAATGCGTTCGGCTCGAACGTGGCCAACATCGGACTCATCCTGGGCATCACGGCGATGGTGCTGCCGATCATGGTGCACCGTGGAGTGCTCCGCCGCGAGCTGCCTGTCCTCATCGTCGTCACGCTGATCGCATGGCTGTTGCTCGCGGACGGCACCCTGTCCAGGCTCGACGCTGCGGTGCTCGGCGGCGTGCTCCTTGCGCAGATCACCTGGGCGATCGTCGTCGGCCGACGCAACCCGTCCGACGAGCTCGCCCGCGAGGTCGAGGAGTCGGCCACGATGACGAGGTCGCGCGCGTGGCTGTCGCTCCTGGCCGGACTCGTGCTGCTCGTGCTGTCCTCCCGGGTGCTCGTGTGGGGCGCCGTCGACATCGCCGAGCGACTCGGCTGGTCGGATCTCGTCATCGGTCTCACGGTCGTCGCGATCGGGACGTCGGCTCCCGAGCTCGCCTCCGCGCTCGCGGCTGTCCGACGCGGCGAGAACGACCTCGCGCTCGGCAACGTCATCGGATCCAACCTTTTCAACACCCTCGGCGTGCTCGCCGTCGCAGGCCTGGTCGCGCCCGCGACCGTGGACCCTGCGATCCTCACGCGCGACCTGCCGTTCGTCCTGTCCCTCACGATCCTGCTCGTCGTCTTCGCGCTGTGGCCGTGGCACCGCGGCAGCATCTCCCGCTCCGAGGGCGGCGTCCTGTTCGTTCTGTGGCTGTCGTACACAGGGTTCCTGCTCGTGACCGCGTGA